gtGCTGGCAACATTGCCTCCATCTCCAAGGTCGAGGGCCAGAACTGTGCGTAACCTAGTCTCCCACTACATCGACCCCGCGTGCAAAGCTGACCCAGCCACTGGTATCTAGGGCGACACGGCGATATTGAAGATGCGCTCCTCActctggccatggcccgcgCCATGAAGCACAAGAAGTTCAACAAGATCATGGTCTCCCGAGTTTATTTTGGCAACTGGCTGCGTGACTACTCCCAGGCCATCGACGTGGGCACCGTCAAGTCCGTgtccgccgaggccatccgTCTGCTCCTCTCGGTGCTCGGATTCTTGACCTTTGGCTACGGCTCTGGCGAGTTCGAAATCACCGCAGACCGCCTTGGCTGCTACCGCCCCGAGGATCACATTGACAACCCCAAGAACTATGCCGACAACCAGGATGCTCGTCAGTACGACCGACGGCTCCGTGGCCCCGTCGATGAGGAGCGAGAACTGGCCGTCGACCCGGAGACGGGCATGAAGAACTACATCGCCAATGAGCGTGCCGGAATCATGACCTCTGCTAAGCACGTGAGGAAGCTGTTCTCCGGCTGCATTGAGCTCGGCCGTCGCTACAAGGATCGCGGTAACAAGGAGGACCTGTACGAATCGCTGCGCCTGATGGGCACTGGCCTGCATTGCCTCGAAGGTAAATGATTTGAGTTCTGGTTTGCTGTTTCTTAGCTTACCGTGCTGTGCTGACAATGCTTGCAGACTTCTTTGCCCATAGCAACTACACAGAGCTCGCCTTGATCGAGAtgggcgagcgcgacgtcTTCCCGCACGTCGGGCGAGACTGCAGAATtcgcctcgagggcgcccGCGGAGACGTTCACCCTATTGTCACCGGTACttttggcggcgtcgacttTCTCCACTCCGTCGTGGGCGAAGGTAGGCACTCCGATGTGCATTCTTTCTACGTGACAGCGCGCTGATGACTATACTAGTTTCCGACAAGATGACCCAGAACGAGATCGAGGAACTCGAGGGCACCCTTCAGGACAGCAAGACTGCAGACACGAGCCTTCTCCGTGATCTCCTCGACAAGATCCCCGACGGTCTTTTTGGTAACAAGAATCAGAGCTCTAGGATCGACGAGATTCAGagcaacgccaacgccgcccagaTGCAGAACACATCCGTCTCGCCGCGCAACCCGGAGGAGTTCACTGTCTACGTCCGAAACATTTATCAGCAGATCATGCCGGCTATCCAGTTCCATGACGACGTCATGAAGAGTATCACGAGCGCTGTCGAGAAGATCCCCGTGCTTCCCAAGATTATCGAgcagctggaggagcagctgTCTAAATTCGTCTTCTCCATCATCGCTCCATTTGTCGTCCCCCTGATTCAGCAGATCCGCAACGAACTGCGCACCGGATCCGAGGAGATTGTCCACAGCagcgagcaggagcagcacaTTGTCTTCAACAACGATCGCTGCGATGATCCCACTCACTCGATGTTGTCCAAGGACCACTTTTCTAACGTACGTGCTATACTCAAGTCAACCCCCCAATGAGGCGTATACATGCATGATGCTAATCGGCTTGACAGATTCTGAACGAGATCGCCGGCCGGACGGCCGCCAGAATGCTGCATTGGGTTGTGCCTCAGCTCATGGATGCCATTGACGACGATAACACCGACGTCAACAGGCTCCTCGACCGCATCGTCAACGGTGTCATGCACCACCCTGCGCAAAAGGACATggggcgcgacggcgtctcCGAGGCGCGCAACATCATCTTCGATCAGGTTAAGGAATGGTGGAACCAGATGGGCGACGACCAAAGGAACGACTATCGCCGCAAGCTGTCTCGCGAGGGCGTCCAGCGAGGCGAGAACCATAAGGAAGGCGTCTACGACActggccacggccacggttGCTGTGGCAAGCTGCAGATGCGCAAGCTGTACGGCGAGCCAGACACGCTGGAGGGCAAGATTGCGGGGGCAGCTGCCGATGCCATCTTCCAAGGCGCGACCGGTGCCATCTCTGGCCTCGTGGAGCAGAACACTGGCTTCAAGCTGCCTTCCACACAGGGATCCCAGCAGGAGCAGCGTCAGGAAGAAGGAGGCCTGGGTGGCTTCCTTAGCGCAGCAGGCTCCATTCTCGGCGGTGCGTTTGGCAAGGATGAGACGGAGAAGCACAGTAGCCAGCGTCGCGAGGACGATGGCTCGTACACGCAGACAGAGACAGAGTacggccgccacggcaaCCGTTACGGGCAGGCTCAGTACACGGAGACCCAGCGCCCtgacggcagcagccagtCTCAGTACAGCCGCTTCGAGCAGCAGGATTCGTACGGCGGCCGTCAGACGTCTGGCTACGGGTACGAGGAGACGACGGAGAGCCGTCCGACGTATGGCGGCGGCTACGAGCAGCGAACCGAGCGTCACGAGTATAAGAGCTCGAACGCAGATAGCTATGGAGGTGGTCGTACGGGCGGGCACGCCAGCGAGTACTCGCGCCAGGACAATGACAGCTACGGACGTCGCCAGGAGAGCAGCGGTTACGGCCGAGAGGAGAGCGGCTACGCCAGTGGGTATGGACGCCAGGATAAGGACagctacggcggcggcaaccgCCGTCGTGACGATGACAGCTATGGCAGCGGCTATGGCGGTGGAAAcaggcgcgacgaggacagctacggcggtggtggcaggcGCCGTGACGATGACAGCtatggcggtggcggcggctacaAAGGTCGCGAGGACAGTGGCTACGGCGACGAGTATGGACGccgcgaggagggaggctACCGAGGGTCCGAGGGCCGAGGTGGCTACGCCGCCGAGTACGAGcgcgggggcgacgacgacgacaacgagagcggccgtcgacgccagcaccacggccgtcgcgaggagggaggctacggaggcggcggctacggTGGTGGATACTAGAGCGTTTCGCGGTCATTCGTGACGGTGAGGCAGGGTCTGGTACTCTGTCGCACGCTTTGTCTGCGCTGAGCGTGCTAGCGTGAGTCGACGAACCGACAGGCTGAGGGGAAAGGGAAAAAACTGGTGGAGATATCTCGCATGGGCGGTGGTTCGGGAACGATGTCTGACAGATAGGGCTCATAGAATGCCAGATTGATGGATCGATCCAGTGCATGCTTTCCCTGGTACTCAGGCAGGGCCCCTCTTTATCGAAATCTGTGAGACGGGTATATGCATGCGCGAGCACGGAACAAGCACGATGTAGCCTGCCCTATCAGTCGCGTCggtccctccccccttcaTCCGCCCGTTGCTGCCCGACACGGCAcacgaggccggccgcccacCTGGCGCGGTGTGGTGCGACCCGCtgcgagacggcgacgaggaggaagagcagcacgGCAACATCAacgtcaacgacgagggGAGAAGATCTCGATGGATTGCATCTCTCGGCGCCCTGCAGGGTGCGTTCCGCGTGTGCTGCCTCTTtttggaggggggggggggggtttctgGCTCTACGTAcgaacggcgacgaggcaagAGAAGGAAGGCGGGAGCGGCGCAGCCatccaggcaggcaggctggcaggcaAGGCTGATGGGAGAGACAgagaagggaagggaaggggggcatcaagcggcgacgacactTTTCAATATGGGGTGAGAGAGAGGCGCGCGAGTCCCAAgaacagacagacagacagacagacagacagacaagacgAGACGGGGACGGGGTCGGGGACGGGACGAAAGACAATGAACGTTTCGTCGTTGTTCCCGcacgcgctcggcgcgcgTGGGCATTTATTGCACAaggtggcgtggcgtgggcCGTGGCGtagtcggcgggcgcggggcggggcggggcgatCCCGCGCGGTTGTGTGtgggggcgaggagggaggtCTGTTGTGGCCCGGTTGTGCTTACGTACGTGGGTACATACGCGTGGTTGAATCTGGCTACCCTAGACCCATGATGGCGCGCGCGAAAATGGATGCCGAGATTGGAGATGATTGTAAGGTTTGAGtgcatggtggtggtggatgtgGTTGATGACGGTGGTACGTGGTGTTTCGGGTCTACTTTACGGAGTGATGCGCGGAGTCTCCGATGTAAACGATGTTTGTGGGTTGGGAGTATGCCCGTTCAAACGCGTAGCGGCGTATGTGTGTCGGGGCAGATTAGCTGCAGCAGGTACAGTACGCAAATAGTCAACCAACATATCGAGACGGTGGCAGCAGCGACCAACTCTATCAAGAACAACACACACAGACACCTCACAATGCAACCACCGCACTGTGCCAAAGTGCCATTCGCCGAGCAGCAAAGCACAAATCTGGGCCAGGAACCAACAGCCGAAACGCATGCAGGCTTCCAGAAGCCCATCGCCCATCGCCATCcgggtcgccgacgccctgggccggccgcggcTATGTTCGATTCGGTACGGGGCAGCCGAGCGAGATAtggagcggcgccgccacgcgatgatgcgccgccgccgtcccagTCCCTGTTCCTTTCCTCCCTCTTCGGTGCTCCGGCCTTCTCATCTCTCTCCCACCCTCTCCTTCCCGCTTCGTCGCAACAGCGCCAACAACAATAGTTACAGCAATAACAATGTAGGCACGGTGATACGTACTTCATAcgtacgcgcgcgcgcgcgcgaacccgttggcggcgcgggcacgtGCGTGCCGCTCGGATGCTCGCCGAGAAGGGGGGACCACCGAGGTATCCtcctgggggggggggcgaccctgcttgctgctgaTGCTTGATTGCCTTAATGCCGCAAACCATTGACAGGGCGCTGACAAAAAAGGCCGCCCGCGGGTCGGGCGCGGCAAACAATATCGACGATGACTCTGCGGGTGGTTGCGATTGCTGCCacgcgctgcgggcgcgaATCCGGGGCGCGTCACGCTCGGCCATGGAGCTGGGCGTCAAGCCCGCCTGGCTGCAGTCGCCCGGCTGCAAGTCATGATGGAAGGAGAAGCTAGTAGAGTACGTatgcacgcacgtacgtaaAAATCGGTGGCTGCACGCGCGCGTGGTTGCAGACGCGGGACCGATGGGCGAGGTGGCCTGGCTCTTGGGagccggtggcggtggtaACGGTGCACGACGCCCCTCCCGCCACCATCTCCAACGGCAAGCCTTCAAGTCAAACGATGCTTTCCGAGTGAGTGACACAGCTACGTCATCGAGCCTCCTCGTAGGTACATGTACTGCTGGCTGCACGTACCGAACTCCGAGAGACAGGGACAAGGCACGGCGAGTCGCGACGGTACGCGTGCAGCAACGTGgttgcctcgtcgtcctggagGTGCATAGAATACCGGTGGCCGGTCTCAAAGCTCCCATATGCAATGGAATATTCCAACTGCAGACGTCCAAGAGGACAGCAGGGCTGACTGCTTCCGCTTCGCCTTCTCGCCGCGATTGCACCAAGAAAACCCACCGTTCAATAGCACGCCGATGGTGCTGCCGATTTGGATCCTTCGTCTTGTGTAGGTCAGCAGTATCGTCACAACGCGACTTGAGCACGGCCCaccggccgaggcgacggagagCAGGACCACCATTGACACTAGGGATggctgcaggccggcggcctgtcCCAGTATCCATTGACGATGCCATCGACATCAACAAGGGGGCGGAGACCTCAGCGTGACTCGGCTGCAGGAAGCtgggccgccatggcgccatTTGCCGCCCTCGGGGGTCTTTATCGACGGCGGCTCACGGTTGCTCAAGTGCACAGAATATCACGATGGCACGTCTGACTGATGACCGAGCTAGTCGACCACTTTCTGCTGCACTGATGAACCTTGTGCTATCGTGTTGTCTTTGTAAGCTCGCACGAGGCGCCCTAACCAGGTTCAGGGGCATTAGTACGCCGCCTGCTGTGGTAATGAGGACGCCAGAGAGGGGAGAGACTTATCAAGTCGACATTCCTGCTTCATCGCGCAAACTTTAATCGCAGGTGGATATGTAACGCACTCCAAAGTCCAATGCACAGTAGATTAGTTAACCGGGCCTGATCCTCTGGCAGGCTGATAGCTGATACGCCATGGTGTTTGAGCTGCGACTATTATCGTGAGAGGCGTCGTGAGGGTATCCACaaggtgctgccgccgtcggcctgcaCAGCGCGCCTACGGCCAACGTACAGTGATGTACATACGTATAtacgctgctgctgccagcgccCGACTGGCTCGCGAGAGCTCTCGAACTGCTGGTGACTGTGAGGGCCCCGGCCCGAGACCTTTGACGTGGACTGAAGCAAAAATAGAATCCGGCACGGTGAAATTGTCATCTGCAAGCCGATCGCTGCTCACATCTGCCGCAGGATTTGGATCGCTGCATTCCGCAGCCGCtggtcggtgtcgtcgtcacccCACAAGGAGGGCCTCCACGCCGATGATTGACTACATGTGCGTACCAACCGACCGACTGCCTCGTGGAGCAGGCCCTGCCACACCCTGTGGCTGAACGAGGCATCGAGGCAACGAAGCGAGGGACGGTTGGACGGGCTGGCGCGGACTTGGACGTACGGTACGTAGCTGGACGTCCCAccgggccgtggcgacgatcaccgacgacgatgaggggTCCAGCTGTTCAAGAGCCACCACGTTGGgactggtggtggtgcctgggGACGGGCGTGAGACAAGCTTTCTTGTCGATGGTGCTTGGCCCTGCGGGCACGTTCGCATTCCGattcgacgacgagggagcACTGGGAGGGAGCCACACAGCCCGCAAGCGAGTTATGCAGCGGGGTGttgacggaggaggaggatgatgctGGTTTGTTACGTCGCAGCGATCTCCCATCCAGCTTAGCCGCGACATCAgcagacagagagagggacggagagagagagagagacagccCAGAGTTGGGCAACCTGTCTCCTTCTCCTGTGGTCATCACAAACAGCCTGACCTCTGCCCCCCTGCACCT
This region of Purpureocillium takamizusanense chromosome 9, complete sequence genomic DNA includes:
- a CDS encoding uncharacterized protein (SECRETED:SignalP(1-25~SECRETED:cutsite=AAA-FG~SECRETED:prob=0.6018)~COG:S~EggNog:ENOG503NV0S), with amino-acid sequence MLDFRNPGLLLGLIILVALVTPAAAFGAGNIASISKVEGQNWRHGDIEDALLTLAMARAMKHKKFNKIMVSRVYFGNWLRDYSQAIDVGTVKSVSAEAIRLLLSVLGFLTFGYGSGEFEITADRLGCYRPEDHIDNPKNYADNQDARQYDRRLRGPVDEERELAVDPETGMKNYIANERAGIMTSAKHVRKLFSGCIELGRRYKDRGNKEDLYESLRLMGTGLHCLEDFFAHSNYTELALIEMGERDVFPHVGRDCRIRLEGARGDVHPIVTGTFGGVDFLHSVVGEVSDKMTQNEIEELEGTLQDSKTADTSLLRDLLDKIPDGLFGNKNQSSRIDEIQSNANAAQMQNTSVSPRNPEEFTVYVRNIYQQIMPAIQFHDDVMKSITSAVEKIPVLPKIIEQLEEQLSKFVFSIIAPFVVPLIQQIRNELRTGSEEIVHSSEQEQHIVFNNDRCDDPTHSMLSKDHFSNILNEIAGRTAARMLHWVVPQLMDAIDDDNTDVNRLLDRIVNGVMHHPAQKDMGRDGVSEARNIIFDQVKEWWNQMGDDQRNDYRRKLSREGVQRGENHKEGVYDTGHGHGCCGKLQMRKLYGEPDTLEGKIAGAAADAIFQGATGAISGLVEQNTGFKLPSTQGSQQEQRQEEGGLGGFLSAAGSILGGAFGKDETEKHSSQRREDDGSYTQTETEYGRHGNRYGQAQYTETQRPDGSSQSQYSRFEQQDSYGGRQTSGYGYEETTESRPTYGGGYEQRTERHEYKSSNADSYGGGRTGGHASEYSRQDNDSYGRRQESSGYGREESGYASGYGRQDKDSYGGGNRRRDDDSYGSGYGGGNRRDEDSYGGGGRRRDDDSYGGGGGYKGREDSGYGDEYGRREEGGYRGSEGRGGYAAEYERGGDDDDNESGRRRQHHGRREEGGYGGGGYGGGY